In one Rutidosis leptorrhynchoides isolate AG116_Rl617_1_P2 chromosome 8, CSIRO_AGI_Rlap_v1, whole genome shotgun sequence genomic region, the following are encoded:
- the LOC139862202 gene encoding putative threonine aspartase isoform X2 — MAGEVSDHNNRRFFVAVHVGAGYHSPNNEKALRSAMKTACLAAASVLRTNDPCTNAGRGSNLTEDGNVECDASVMDGTSGAFGAVGAVPGVKNAIKIAALLVKEQNLGSSLLGRIPPIFLVGEGARAWANSKGLNFHTTIEEANQWLVTKKAKEHWKNYKAMLEHAKARISPTEPSSTPQQFDNASDDLNHIIGSNYAIQPALEEDSIMDTVGVICIDNEGNIASGASSGGIALKVSGRVGLAATYGSGCWASSEESSSSRVSCCVSGAGECLMKKFAARECCTSSSLLMAGPGAACSKVLQSVIKDSNQRGSDRSAGILLVQAEAPSMGPGSSSQLKSVEIAAAFTTLSFGIGYFDSSMVQPKVSILRSSNQHNRTEICQFAALANLSRN, encoded by the exons ATGGCCGGCGAGGTTTCAGATCATAATAACCGGAGGTTTTTCGTCGCCGTACATGTTGGCGCCGGTTATCACTCACCGAATAACGAAAAAGCTCTCCGATCTGCTATGAAAACTGCCTGCCTTGCCGCCGCATCTGTTCTCCGAACG AATGATCCTTGCACGAATGCTGGGAGAGGGTCAAATTTGACAGAGGATGGTAATGTTGAATGTGATGCAAGTGTTATGGATGGTACCTCTGGAGCATTTGGGGCTGTTGGAGCAGTGCCAG GTGTAAAAAATGCCATTAAGATTGCGGCTTTGCTGGTGAAGGAGCAGAATTTAGGTTCATCCTTGCTGGGTCGAATTCCTCCCAT ATTTTTGGTAGGTGAGGGTGCACGTGCTTGGGCGAACTCAAAGGGGCTTAATTTTCACACAACAATTGAAGAGGCTAACCAG TGGCTTGTGACAAAAAAGGCAAAAGAACATTGGAAGAATTATAAGGCAATGCTTGAACATGCCAAAGCTAGAATATCTCCAACAGAACCATCATCTACTCCTCAACAGTTTGATAATGCGTCAG ATGATTTAAACCACATTATTGGTAGCAATTATGCTATTCAACCTGCTCTGGAAGAAGACAGTATCATGGATACCGTAGGAGTTATATGTATTGATAACGAGGGAAATATAGCATCTGGAGCTTCTAGTGGTGGCATTGCACTAAAG GTCAGTGGGCGTGTGGGTTTAGCTGCAACATATGGTTCTGGTTGTTGGGCGTCATCTGAGGAGTCTAGCTCTTCAAGAGTTAGTTGTTGTGTTAGTGGTGCTGGAGAATGCTTAATGAAGAAGTTTGCTGCAAGGGAATGTTGCACATCTTCATCGCT ATTGATGGCGGGTCCAGGTGCGGCCTGTTCAAAAGTTTTACAATCTGTAATCAAAGATAGTAATCAACGTGGTAGTGATAGAAGTGCAGGAATTTTGCTTGTGCAAGCTGAAGCTCCCTCTATG GGTCCTGGATCATCTTCACAGTTGAAATCTGTTGAAATTGCTGCTGCCTTCACTACCTTGTCTTTTGGAATAGGCTATTTTGATAGCTCCATGGTGCAGCCAAAG GTTTCCATTTTGAGGAGTAGTAATCAACATAATAGAACAGAGATATGTCAATTTGCAGCATTAGCTAACCTTTCTCGCAATTAG
- the LOC139862202 gene encoding putative threonine aspartase isoform X3, translated as MDGTSGAFGAVGAVPGVKNAIKIAALLVKEQNLGSSLLGRIPPIFLVGEGARAWANSKGLNFHTTIEEANQWLVTKKAKEHWKNYKAMLEHAKARISPTEPSSTPQQFDNASADDLNHIIGSNYAIQPALEEDSIMDTVGVICIDNEGNIASGASSGGIALKVSGRVGLAATYGSGCWASSEESSSSRVSCCVSGAGECLMKKFAARECCTSSSLLMAGPGAACSKVLQSVIKDSNQRGSDRSAGILLVQAEAPSMGPGSSSQLKSVEIAAAFTTLSFGIGYFDSSMVQPKVSILRSSNQHNRTEICQFAALANLSRN; from the exons ATGGATGGTACCTCTGGAGCATTTGGGGCTGTTGGAGCAGTGCCAG GTGTAAAAAATGCCATTAAGATTGCGGCTTTGCTGGTGAAGGAGCAGAATTTAGGTTCATCCTTGCTGGGTCGAATTCCTCCCAT ATTTTTGGTAGGTGAGGGTGCACGTGCTTGGGCGAACTCAAAGGGGCTTAATTTTCACACAACAATTGAAGAGGCTAACCAG TGGCTTGTGACAAAAAAGGCAAAAGAACATTGGAAGAATTATAAGGCAATGCTTGAACATGCCAAAGCTAGAATATCTCCAACAGAACCATCATCTACTCCTCAACAGTTTGATAATGCGTCAG CAGATGATTTAAACCACATTATTGGTAGCAATTATGCTATTCAACCTGCTCTGGAAGAAGACAGTATCATGGATACCGTAGGAGTTATATGTATTGATAACGAGGGAAATATAGCATCTGGAGCTTCTAGTGGTGGCATTGCACTAAAG GTCAGTGGGCGTGTGGGTTTAGCTGCAACATATGGTTCTGGTTGTTGGGCGTCATCTGAGGAGTCTAGCTCTTCAAGAGTTAGTTGTTGTGTTAGTGGTGCTGGAGAATGCTTAATGAAGAAGTTTGCTGCAAGGGAATGTTGCACATCTTCATCGCT ATTGATGGCGGGTCCAGGTGCGGCCTGTTCAAAAGTTTTACAATCTGTAATCAAAGATAGTAATCAACGTGGTAGTGATAGAAGTGCAGGAATTTTGCTTGTGCAAGCTGAAGCTCCCTCTATG GGTCCTGGATCATCTTCACAGTTGAAATCTGTTGAAATTGCTGCTGCCTTCACTACCTTGTCTTTTGGAATAGGCTATTTTGATAGCTCCATGGTGCAGCCAAAG GTTTCCATTTTGAGGAGTAGTAATCAACATAATAGAACAGAGATATGTCAATTTGCAGCATTAGCTAACCTTTCTCGCAATTAG
- the LOC139862202 gene encoding putative threonine aspartase isoform X1, with protein MAGEVSDHNNRRFFVAVHVGAGYHSPNNEKALRSAMKTACLAAASVLRTNDPCTNAGRGSNLTEDGNVECDASVMDGTSGAFGAVGAVPGVKNAIKIAALLVKEQNLGSSLLGRIPPIFLVGEGARAWANSKGLNFHTTIEEANQWLVTKKAKEHWKNYKAMLEHAKARISPTEPSSTPQQFDNASADDLNHIIGSNYAIQPALEEDSIMDTVGVICIDNEGNIASGASSGGIALKVSGRVGLAATYGSGCWASSEESSSSRVSCCVSGAGECLMKKFAARECCTSSSLLMAGPGAACSKVLQSVIKDSNQRGSDRSAGILLVQAEAPSMGPGSSSQLKSVEIAAAFTTLSFGIGYFDSSMVQPKVSILRSSNQHNRTEICQFAALANLSRN; from the exons ATGGCCGGCGAGGTTTCAGATCATAATAACCGGAGGTTTTTCGTCGCCGTACATGTTGGCGCCGGTTATCACTCACCGAATAACGAAAAAGCTCTCCGATCTGCTATGAAAACTGCCTGCCTTGCCGCCGCATCTGTTCTCCGAACG AATGATCCTTGCACGAATGCTGGGAGAGGGTCAAATTTGACAGAGGATGGTAATGTTGAATGTGATGCAAGTGTTATGGATGGTACCTCTGGAGCATTTGGGGCTGTTGGAGCAGTGCCAG GTGTAAAAAATGCCATTAAGATTGCGGCTTTGCTGGTGAAGGAGCAGAATTTAGGTTCATCCTTGCTGGGTCGAATTCCTCCCAT ATTTTTGGTAGGTGAGGGTGCACGTGCTTGGGCGAACTCAAAGGGGCTTAATTTTCACACAACAATTGAAGAGGCTAACCAG TGGCTTGTGACAAAAAAGGCAAAAGAACATTGGAAGAATTATAAGGCAATGCTTGAACATGCCAAAGCTAGAATATCTCCAACAGAACCATCATCTACTCCTCAACAGTTTGATAATGCGTCAG CAGATGATTTAAACCACATTATTGGTAGCAATTATGCTATTCAACCTGCTCTGGAAGAAGACAGTATCATGGATACCGTAGGAGTTATATGTATTGATAACGAGGGAAATATAGCATCTGGAGCTTCTAGTGGTGGCATTGCACTAAAG GTCAGTGGGCGTGTGGGTTTAGCTGCAACATATGGTTCTGGTTGTTGGGCGTCATCTGAGGAGTCTAGCTCTTCAAGAGTTAGTTGTTGTGTTAGTGGTGCTGGAGAATGCTTAATGAAGAAGTTTGCTGCAAGGGAATGTTGCACATCTTCATCGCT ATTGATGGCGGGTCCAGGTGCGGCCTGTTCAAAAGTTTTACAATCTGTAATCAAAGATAGTAATCAACGTGGTAGTGATAGAAGTGCAGGAATTTTGCTTGTGCAAGCTGAAGCTCCCTCTATG GGTCCTGGATCATCTTCACAGTTGAAATCTGTTGAAATTGCTGCTGCCTTCACTACCTTGTCTTTTGGAATAGGCTATTTTGATAGCTCCATGGTGCAGCCAAAG GTTTCCATTTTGAGGAGTAGTAATCAACATAATAGAACAGAGATATGTCAATTTGCAGCATTAGCTAACCTTTCTCGCAATTAG